One Thalassotalea hakodatensis DNA segment encodes these proteins:
- a CDS encoding serine/threonine protein kinase, with translation MDKNDFLNDLPQAKPSYTPAPDGQAPGEGLVIESGTLLAERYEVKERIGAGGMGAVFKAFDRNRDKDIAIKVLLPDLFSNEAAKERFTQEAQISSELSHPNIVNVFDIVVTGDLTFLTMELLEGQNLREYMDAQHRGMDQEEAIGIIQDVVKALEYAHQSMVHRDIKPENIFICDDGSIKLMDFGIAQAQSFSRASKVGMSLGTAYYMAPEQLKAKGKVDARADQYALAVLCYELLIGELPTGAVKKPHELKKDIPKKLSNVIMKGMEPSADERFTDVASFGKALAGKGRVSGGLSTKWLMGAGITVITFSAFFFGSGNSIDLDFSSSNTANTSSGSDETSFIDSIKETFFPDPAIEQEAIALSAELETLGKAIERSEKQLKEKKQETKAEVNRIESYLRTAKGEEKESLTSSLNQANVEAEASNNAYELFADLSTSSDQFIEGQKQKSTADALLKAGKFKQAIQEYNSAKIAFTKISSVSDDIHDYALNKAKLNAFKNDVITFNDNNKKVISDLSNFIEDVMEAFRLSDRQASKLNFKRALDFLSEFKAFSDNWVDIKKGYLDKNIENLIDIYKNCEVYAKRNQYDYCHIPDGLALAIAKEKNTISAYGQYAKGGGSYTDIADDMAADRVKELYSDDAFQVYLKWFPQGNYSESVSKVASDRRSKLDETVSKLKNWQHSYSAWLTFKREAQYYDRGLHNYYRDGDYVYINIRYDFGLDVKYKDYNKEENYAVYELLLTSEGQVKHSESYRDKYFHEMLLRFELILEFDDNYAVSFNDGKVLNCKNGGDDSKYYNRYVDYLMKCPALGADIEIVRWLPIKSLGFSHSAGFNLIGYNSTFLKNTTIPLSIKGK, from the coding sequence ATGGACAAGAACGATTTTCTCAATGACCTGCCGCAGGCCAAACCGAGCTATACACCAGCTCCTGATGGTCAGGCACCGGGTGAAGGACTAGTCATTGAGTCAGGAACCTTGTTAGCAGAACGTTACGAAGTCAAAGAACGTATTGGTGCAGGTGGCATGGGAGCGGTATTTAAAGCCTTTGATAGGAACCGCGATAAAGATATTGCCATTAAAGTATTACTTCCTGATTTATTTTCCAATGAAGCAGCGAAAGAGCGTTTTACCCAAGAAGCTCAAATCTCATCAGAATTATCTCACCCTAATATTGTTAATGTGTTTGATATTGTAGTCACAGGCGACTTAACATTTTTAACAATGGAGCTACTTGAAGGGCAAAACCTTCGAGAATACATGGATGCCCAACATCGAGGCATGGACCAAGAAGAAGCTATCGGTATTATCCAAGATGTAGTTAAAGCTTTGGAATATGCCCATCAGAGCATGGTGCATCGCGACATCAAACCAGAGAATATCTTCATTTGTGATGATGGCTCCATCAAACTGATGGACTTTGGTATCGCCCAAGCACAATCATTCAGTCGCGCATCTAAAGTAGGCATGTCATTGGGTACGGCCTATTACATGGCACCAGAGCAATTAAAAGCTAAAGGTAAGGTTGATGCAAGAGCTGACCAATATGCCTTAGCAGTGCTTTGTTATGAACTTCTTATTGGTGAGCTACCAACAGGCGCAGTTAAAAAACCTCACGAACTTAAAAAAGATATTCCTAAAAAGCTGTCAAACGTCATTATGAAAGGTATGGAGCCAAGTGCGGATGAACGATTTACTGATGTAGCAAGCTTTGGTAAAGCACTAGCAGGTAAAGGCCGTGTGTCTGGTGGTTTGTCAACTAAATGGCTAATGGGCGCAGGAATTACTGTGATTACATTTTCAGCATTCTTTTTTGGCTCAGGTAATTCGATAGACTTAGACTTTTCATCATCAAACACAGCGAATACCTCTAGCGGCTCAGATGAAACAAGCTTTATTGATTCAATTAAAGAAACTTTTTTTCCAGACCCTGCTATTGAGCAAGAAGCGATAGCTTTGAGTGCAGAGCTTGAAACATTAGGTAAAGCAATAGAACGATCAGAAAAACAACTTAAAGAAAAGAAACAAGAAACCAAGGCTGAAGTAAACCGCATAGAGTCCTACCTTCGCACCGCGAAGGGGGAAGAAAAAGAATCATTAACGAGTTCGCTTAATCAAGCAAATGTCGAAGCAGAAGCGTCAAATAATGCTTATGAACTTTTCGCGGACCTGTCCACATCAAGTGACCAGTTTATTGAAGGGCAAAAACAAAAATCGACTGCTGATGCTTTGTTAAAAGCAGGGAAGTTTAAACAAGCGATTCAAGAATACAACTCAGCTAAAATTGCGTTTACAAAAATATCATCGGTATCTGATGATATTCACGACTATGCGTTAAATAAAGCAAAGCTTAATGCCTTCAAGAATGACGTCATAACTTTTAATGACAATAATAAAAAAGTTATTAGTGATTTATCTAATTTTATCGAAGATGTAATGGAAGCATTTCGATTATCCGACAGACAAGCCAGTAAGTTAAATTTTAAACGCGCATTGGATTTTTTAAGTGAATTTAAAGCCTTTAGCGACAACTGGGTTGATATAAAAAAAGGCTATTTAGATAAAAATATAGAAAATTTGATCGATATTTATAAGAACTGTGAGGTTTACGCTAAAAGAAATCAATATGATTACTGTCATATACCTGATGGTTTGGCCCTTGCTATCGCTAAAGAGAAAAACACTATTTCAGCTTACGGTCAATATGCAAAAGGAGGTGGTAGCTATACTGACATAGCTGATGATATGGCTGCTGATAGAGTAAAAGAATTATATTCTGATGATGCCTTTCAAGTATATTTAAAATGGTTTCCTCAAGGGAATTATAGCGAGTCAGTGAGTAAGGTAGCATCTGATAGGCGAAGCAAACTTGATGAAACGGTTTCTAAATTGAAGAATTGGCAGCATTCATATAGTGCATGGTTAACCTTCAAAAGAGAGGCTCAATATTATGATAGAGGGTTGCACAATTACTACAGAGATGGAGATTATGTATACATAAATATTAGGTATGATTTTGGCTTGGATGTAAAATACAAAGATTATAATAAAGAAGAAAATTATGCCGTTTATGAATTGCTGCTAACCTCAGAAGGACAAGTTAAACACTCTGAGAGCTACCGTGATAAGTATTTCCACGAAATGCTATTGCGATTCGAGTTAATTTTAGAGTTTGATGATAATTATGCAGTTTCATTTAATGATGGAAAGGTTCTAAACTGCAAAAATGGTGGAGATGATTCCAAGTATTATAATAGATATGTTGATTACTTGATGAAGTGCCCTGCTTTGGGAGCGGATATAGAAATAGTACGTTGGCTACCAATTAAAAGTCTTGGTTTTTCTCACTCGGCAGGCTTTAACTTGATTGGTTATAATTCTACATTTTTGAAAAATACTACAATTCCTCTGAGTATTAAAGGTAAGTAA
- a CDS encoding DUF748 domain-containing protein: MLKKSNIAVYCLIALCLIFALRVVAPDIIKYSINQKLANTKGIKGHIDDIDLALFRGAYQIQGLELYLQPNIKTTPTISADEIDISMLWSALFKGVVVAKVHINSTTFSFVDEPKEQNKIDPKAKQPDTWLTLINFASPINIDEIRISETKIRLLNEIEGQQQAHYVSNIFGIVTNITNSSELSGSSVANFHLTGDLMGQAQVQLKGFINPETVDPTFDINFSMKKLPVDKIAGLIEVYTPIDIEQGTVDAAIELYTLNGKVNGYMKAGIYNPNIFTWREDIVKDNDGLFTGIYEGIIDGLAAIFESDEKGLVAFKVPIEGTINDTEISKWDAFTSLLYHAFINEYDLKVENTVPESK, translated from the coding sequence GTGTTAAAAAAATCCAATATAGCGGTATATTGTTTAATTGCTTTGTGCTTGATTTTTGCGTTGCGTGTTGTTGCGCCTGATATTATTAAATACTCGATAAATCAAAAGCTAGCTAATACTAAAGGAATCAAAGGGCATATAGATGATATTGATTTAGCTTTATTTAGAGGGGCTTATCAAATTCAAGGATTAGAACTTTATTTACAGCCTAATATAAAAACAACACCAACGATATCTGCCGACGAAATTGATATATCTATGCTTTGGTCAGCTCTTTTCAAAGGTGTTGTTGTAGCCAAGGTACATATCAATTCAACGACATTTTCCTTTGTCGACGAACCAAAAGAACAGAACAAAATTGATCCAAAAGCAAAACAGCCTGATACTTGGTTAACCTTGATTAATTTTGCCAGCCCTATCAATATAGATGAAATACGCATTAGCGAAACTAAAATCCGGCTATTAAACGAGATTGAAGGGCAACAACAAGCGCATTATGTAAGTAATATTTTTGGGATAGTCACTAATATTACTAATAGTAGTGAGTTATCTGGCAGTTCAGTTGCAAATTTTCACCTTACTGGTGATTTAATGGGGCAAGCGCAAGTTCAGTTAAAAGGGTTTATTAACCCTGAAACAGTAGATCCAACATTTGATATTAACTTTAGTATGAAAAAGTTACCTGTTGATAAGATTGCTGGCTTAATTGAAGTTTATACGCCGATAGATATCGAGCAAGGAACTGTCGATGCTGCTATAGAATTATATACATTAAATGGTAAAGTGAATGGCTACATGAAAGCGGGTATTTATAATCCAAATATATTCACATGGAGAGAAGATATCGTGAAAGATAATGATGGTTTATTCACGGGTATTTATGAGGGGATCATTGACGGTCTTGCCGCTATATTTGAAAGTGATGAAAAAGGCTTGGTTGCTTTTAAAGTTCCCATTGAAGGAACAATAAATGATACAGAAATTTCTAAATGGGATGCTTTTACCTCACTTTTATATCATGCATTTATTAATGAATATGATTTAAAAGTTGAAAATACGGTACCAGAATCAAAGTAA
- a CDS encoding MarC family protein — protein MLDNVLHDFLIIWATVDPIGTMALFAGLTAKLTAKERRKTAYKTILYAALILIGAIVVGQVILSAMGISLLSFQLAGGVILFLFGLQMIFASDTHEDEVDAKHDISVFPLAIPATASPGAILAVILITDNSIYSIEQQVVSAITMLSVLLVTLVLLLFSGAIIRVIGTGGASLLTRIMGMILAALSVEFIMEALGIGQWVNNIPT, from the coding sequence ATGTTAGATAATGTATTACACGACTTCTTAATTATTTGGGCTACCGTTGACCCTATCGGTACTATGGCACTTTTTGCCGGGCTCACTGCAAAACTCACCGCAAAAGAGCGAAGAAAAACAGCCTATAAAACCATATTATATGCTGCGCTCATTTTAATAGGAGCGATTGTTGTTGGCCAAGTTATTTTGAGTGCGATGGGAATTAGTTTGTTGTCTTTTCAATTAGCCGGCGGTGTGATTTTATTTTTGTTCGGGCTTCAAATGATTTTTGCAAGTGATACTCACGAAGATGAAGTAGATGCAAAACATGATATATCGGTTTTCCCTTTAGCCATACCTGCTACTGCGTCGCCAGGGGCTATTCTTGCTGTTATTTTAATTACTGATAATTCAATTTATTCTATCGAACAACAAGTAGTTTCAGCGATAACTATGTTGTCGGTATTACTCGTTACCTTAGTTCTACTATTGTTTTCTGGCGCAATTATTAGAGTTATAGGTACGGGTGGTGCTTCGTTATTAACACGTATAATGGGCATGATTTTGGCTGCATTATCTGTCGAATTTATAATGGAAGCGCTTGGCATAGGGCAGTGGGTTAATAACATTCCAACATAA
- a CDS encoding TVP38/TMEM64 family protein encodes MKHKKNIFRVLAVIIAIGVLVAIYFFTPINDYLTVDKVKELTNDVPQDWTTALIFLLVFAVGGALLIPIPLMAFSISLVFDLWFAVPIAIVGFTLASLSGYFIGRFIGVNALGSFLEKPLNAIEAKLDHKGGWAVFALRLAPTPPFTVTSIISGTLKINATQYLVGSTLGIAPLGLSAVVFGKGALEIMKNPSSLAITFIIAATIIYIFYRALQKKQASKKESA; translated from the coding sequence ATGAAACATAAAAAAAATATCTTTAGAGTGCTCGCGGTAATAATTGCAATAGGCGTACTTGTAGCGATTTACTTCTTCACGCCCATAAATGATTATTTAACAGTCGATAAAGTTAAAGAATTAACCAATGATGTGCCGCAAGATTGGACAACCGCATTAATATTCTTATTAGTCTTTGCTGTAGGGGGGGCATTGTTAATTCCCATTCCACTGATGGCATTTTCAATCAGTTTAGTGTTTGATCTTTGGTTTGCTGTTCCTATTGCTATTGTTGGCTTTACCCTTGCGAGTTTGTCAGGTTATTTTATTGGCCGGTTTATCGGTGTCAATGCATTAGGTTCGTTCTTAGAGAAGCCCTTAAATGCTATTGAAGCTAAGCTTGACCATAAAGGCGGATGGGCTGTTTTTGCACTTCGGTTAGCGCCAACACCGCCTTTTACCGTCACAAGTATTATTAGTGGCACATTAAAAATTAACGCGACCCAATACTTGGTAGGTTCAACTCTTGGTATAGCTCCTTTAGGCCTTAGTGCTGTTGTTTTTGGTAAAGGTGCATTAGAAATAATGAAAAATCCGTCTAGTTTGGCAATAACTTTCATTATTGCGGCAACCATTATTTATATCTTTTACCGTGCATTACAAAAAAAACAGGCGTCAAAAAAAGAGAGCGCATAA
- a CDS encoding thiol-disulfide oxidoreductase DCC family protein produces the protein MNAEKYPPNIGADDRVILFDGVCKLCNAWCQFIIKYDKQQHFKLCSVQSPEGQQILAHFNLATAHFDTMLYVEDNHYFDKSDAFFHVINKLGFPWRILSVGKIIPKRIRNWLYDRIALNRYALFGQYDTCQLPNSESDHRFLSAKEHSSR, from the coding sequence TTGAACGCTGAAAAATATCCTCCTAATATTGGTGCCGATGATCGTGTGATTTTATTCGATGGTGTTTGCAAGTTATGTAATGCTTGGTGTCAATTTATTATCAAGTACGATAAACAGCAGCATTTTAAATTATGCAGCGTACAATCACCTGAAGGACAGCAAATACTAGCGCATTTCAATCTTGCAACTGCTCACTTTGATACAATGTTGTATGTTGAAGATAATCATTATTTCGATAAAAGTGATGCATTTTTTCATGTTATAAACAAACTTGGGTTTCCGTGGCGAATATTGTCTGTAGGTAAAATTATTCCTAAAAGAATAAGAAATTGGCTTTATGATCGTATAGCACTTAATCGATATGCGTTATTCGGTCAATATGATACATGCCAGCTACCAAACTCAGAAAGTGATCATCGGTTTTTGAGCGCTAAAGAGCATTCTTCACGCTAG
- a CDS encoding endonuclease/exonuclease/phosphatase family protein, which produces MVKNFLKIAFSVILLFVGFANGGEPEPIKIFSYNVYFDDETGAERYPTILNYIAKQSDDVVLLQECTPTFLSLLSREPRFNKYFIKHGNKQGGYTNIILTSLPIIAAGDIKLKTNMGRSAPYITFKDYDLSIVNVHLESGILD; this is translated from the coding sequence ATGGTGAAGAATTTTCTTAAAATTGCTTTTTCAGTAATACTTTTGTTTGTTGGTTTTGCAAATGGGGGAGAACCTGAACCAATAAAAATATTTAGTTATAATGTTTATTTTGATGATGAAACAGGTGCTGAACGCTATCCAACAATATTAAATTATATTGCAAAACAAAGTGATGATGTTGTTTTGCTTCAGGAATGCACGCCTACATTTTTAAGTTTACTTTCGAGAGAGCCTCGATTTAATAAGTATTTTATCAAACATGGAAATAAACAAGGTGGTTACACCAATATTATTTTAACTTCATTGCCAATTATTGCCGCTGGTGATATTAAACTGAAAACGAATATGGGGCGTTCAGCGCCATATATAACGTTTAAAGACTATGATCTTTCTATAGTCAACGTACATTTGGAAAGCGGCATTTTGGACTGA
- a CDS encoding DoxX-like family protein — MRLALTSIQIARFIITFSWLYHGIFPKLVHISPLEKVMTASIGLSNELSYLVTKLAGVSEVIFGMVFFVYYRNKYIVLLNILGLSGLLIFVAIFQPQLLIEAFNPVTTNIALIGFSFIILNALKDEFNNE; from the coding sequence ATGAGGTTAGCTTTGACATCAATACAAATTGCAAGATTCATCATTACGTTTAGTTGGTTATATCATGGAATATTCCCAAAACTTGTGCATATATCCCCTTTAGAGAAAGTCATGACTGCAAGCATTGGTCTGTCAAATGAACTTTCTTATTTAGTGACAAAATTAGCGGGTGTGAGCGAAGTTATTTTTGGCATGGTATTTTTTGTTTACTACCGTAATAAGTATATAGTGTTATTAAACATTCTTGGGCTTTCTGGCTTATTAATCTTTGTTGCGATATTTCAGCCTCAACTGCTTATTGAAGCATTTAATCCAGTTACCACCAATATTGCTCTAATCGGTTTTAGTTTTATTATACTTAACGCGTTAAAAGACGAGTTTAACAATGAGTAG
- a CDS encoding IS3 family transposase (programmed frameshift) translates to MKKSRYTESQIIAVLKEVDAGRKVEEVCRQHGISSATYYNWKSKYGGMEASDVKRLKELEEENAKLKKMFADVSLENHAIKELFRKKGLVTADKRECVSVMVGAGLSIVRACLFVGIGRSTFYRPERDWRKADAAVIDAINAVLEKSPRAGFWKCFGRMRFKGFPFNHKRVYRVYCQMGLNLKRRTKRVLPKRIAQPLEVQEQANHQWALDFMHDTLYCGKRFRTLNVVDEGTRECLAIEVDTSLPAGRVVRVLEQLKDERGLPKQLRVDNGPELISATLTDWCEIHNIELVYIQPGKPQQNGFVERFNGSFRREFLDAYLFENLSQVRDMAWFWRLYYNEERTHESLGNLPPAAYREKLENSNLELCH, encoded by the exons ATGAAAAAATCACGCTATACAGAATCTCAGATCATCGCAGTATTAAAAGAAGTTGATGCTGGTAGAAAAGTCGAGGAAGTGTGCCGTCAACACGGTATCAGTAGTGCAACCTATTACAACTGGAAGTCCAAATACGGTGGGATGGAAGCCTCTGACGTCAAACGGTTGAAGGAGCTGGAAGAAGAAAACGCCAAGCTTAAAAAGATGTTTGCGGATGTCAGTCTAGAAAATCATGCGATTAAGGAGCTTT TTCGCAAAAAAGGGCTGGTGACAGCGGATAAACGAGAATGCGTCAGCGTAATGGTTGGTGCGGGGCTAAGTATCGTAAGGGCTTGTCTGTTTGTTGGCATTGGCCGTTCGACCTTTTATCGCCCTGAACGAGACTGGCGTAAAGCAGATGCTGCTGTCATTGATGCTATCAATGCCGTACTTGAAAAGTCGCCACGAGCAGGCTTCTGGAAGTGTTTTGGCCGAATGCGCTTCAAAGGCTTTCCGTTCAACCATAAGCGCGTTTATCGCGTGTATTGCCAGATGGGGTTGAATCTAAAACGAAGAACTAAACGTGTGCTACCCAAGCGAATTGCTCAGCCTTTAGAAGTGCAGGAGCAAGCCAACCACCAATGGGCGCTCGATTTTATGCATGACACATTGTATTGCGGTAAACGATTCAGAACGTTGAATGTGGTGGACGAAGGAACGCGAGAATGCCTCGCTATAGAAGTGGACACCTCGTTGCCCGCTGGCCGTGTAGTTCGCGTGTTAGAGCAGTTAAAAGATGAGCGCGGGTTGCCCAAACAGTTGCGTGTAGACAATGGCCCAGAACTTATCTCTGCGACACTAACAGATTGGTGTGAGATCCATAATATTGAATTGGTATATATCCAGCCAGGTAAGCCACAGCAAAATGGCTTTGTTGAACGCTTTAACGGTTCATTCCGCAGAGAGTTTCTTGATGCCTACTTGTTTGAGAATCTCAGCCAAGTGCGAGATATGGCTTGGTTCTGGCGATTGTATTATAACGAAGAAAGAACACATGAGAGTCTGGGTAACCTGCCGCCGGCAGCTTACCGAGAAAAACTGGAAAATTCTAATTTAGAACTGTGTCATTAA
- a CDS encoding LIC_13387 family protein, with product MLSQILLIIGAAIFGLLGSVHLIYTFYSNKFNAFAPEVTEAMKGTSPVITKETTLWQAWVGFNASHSVGLITFALIYLPLICLHMSLLKSSLWLMCLPILVSGAYLLLAKKYWFKVPFLGFLIATFCFISAYVVNI from the coding sequence ATGCTTTCTCAAATATTATTAATCATAGGTGCTGCTATATTTGGTTTATTAGGCAGCGTGCACCTTATTTATACCTTTTATTCTAATAAATTTAATGCGTTTGCACCGGAAGTAACAGAAGCCATGAAAGGTACTTCGCCGGTCATAACAAAAGAAACAACTCTTTGGCAAGCGTGGGTAGGTTTTAATGCAAGCCATAGTGTAGGCTTGATCACGTTTGCATTAATTTATTTACCATTAATTTGTTTACATATGTCACTTTTGAAATCTAGTCTTTGGTTGATGTGTCTCCCTATCCTTGTAAGTGGTGCTTACTTATTATTAGCAAAAAAATATTGGTTTAAAGTGCCATTTTTAGGTTTTCTTATTGCAACATTTTGCTTTATCAGTGCTTATGTCGTTAATATTTAG
- a CDS encoding Hsp70 family protein, which produces MNIGIDLGTTFTLCAYMNEKGIPALVPDRYDANAFRTPSVMLIDDSGVHVGDTANELCEEDTTSNLWRNAKLDLASDKLFQAIDGKAWKPESVSAVVISKVLADCQMYLTESIKHVVITVPANFNAEQRKATKLAAQMAGLLKVSLVEEPVAAATFYGCVNNIPKSTVLTYDFGGGTFDASILEVNAGNSKVIASDGSNSLGGNDIDELIQNLVFSEFKVEFGLDISQDQESQVKVQKLAEKIKVGFSRPTIRQVKKSIVLQGRAFEFLLTRSQFEELLQPIIDKTLVVCESCLAAAKMNWSSIDEVLFVGGSSMLALAKEKILAVSGKDASTIIQNQPHQAVAFGAAIIAEQIGGGVADTNFQYGATSKAIGISVINKTTGEADMEELIAQNTPLPAKVERTFFTQRNDQQYLVFEILQKGNNEIQPSSLGYFKFGPFLNPKKNLPIKLTLNCDTEGIVHATATDEGSGQELQKILSKEMENAEWIEEQKQLVEYAKHYV; this is translated from the coding sequence ATGAATATAGGAATTGATTTAGGCACCACATTTACCTTATGCGCCTATATGAATGAAAAAGGTATTCCTGCACTAGTGCCAGATAGATATGACGCTAATGCCTTTAGAACGCCATCAGTCATGTTGATTGATGACAGCGGAGTTCATGTTGGAGATACTGCTAATGAGTTATGTGAGGAAGACACAACCTCAAACCTATGGCGAAATGCCAAACTCGATTTAGCCAGTGATAAATTGTTTCAAGCTATAGATGGTAAGGCGTGGAAGCCTGAATCAGTATCGGCAGTAGTCATTTCGAAGGTACTAGCAGATTGCCAAATGTACTTAACGGAAAGTATTAAACATGTGGTTATTACCGTACCAGCCAACTTCAATGCCGAACAACGAAAGGCAACCAAGTTAGCTGCTCAAATGGCAGGGCTACTTAAAGTGTCTTTGGTAGAAGAGCCAGTGGCTGCGGCAACTTTCTATGGCTGCGTAAACAATATTCCCAAATCTACTGTGTTAACTTATGACTTTGGTGGTGGCACCTTTGACGCTTCTATATTGGAAGTCAACGCGGGTAACTCAAAAGTTATTGCTTCGGATGGTAGCAATAGTTTAGGTGGTAACGATATTGATGAATTGATCCAAAACTTGGTATTTTCTGAGTTCAAAGTAGAATTTGGTTTAGACATAAGCCAAGATCAAGAATCACAAGTGAAAGTGCAAAAGCTGGCTGAAAAAATAAAAGTAGGCTTTTCACGGCCAACCATTAGACAAGTAAAAAAATCAATTGTTTTGCAAGGTAGAGCCTTCGAGTTTCTGCTCACAAGAAGTCAATTTGAAGAACTATTACAACCAATTATCGATAAAACACTGGTAGTTTGTGAGTCGTGTTTAGCGGCTGCCAAAATGAACTGGAGCAGTATCGATGAGGTTCTGTTTGTTGGTGGTAGCAGTATGCTGGCACTAGCTAAGGAAAAGATACTCGCTGTATCGGGTAAAGACGCTAGCACAATAATTCAAAACCAGCCTCATCAAGCGGTAGCATTTGGAGCGGCTATTATCGCTGAGCAAATTGGTGGTGGTGTGGCTGATACAAACTTTCAATATGGCGCTACAAGTAAAGCTATTGGTATAAGTGTCATCAATAAAACAACTGGTGAAGCTGATATGGAAGAGCTGATAGCGCAAAATACACCATTGCCAGCAAAAGTTGAACGCACTTTTTTTACTCAGCGAAATGATCAACAGTATCTGGTTTTTGAAATACTCCAAAAAGGTAATAATGAAATTCAGCCGAGTAGCTTGGGTTACTTTAAATTTGGGCCATTTTTAAACCCTAAGAAAAATTTGCCTATTAAATTAACCTTGAACTGTGATACCGAAGGTATAGTTCATGCTACCGCTACTGATGAGGGTAGCGGACAGGAGTTGCAAAAAATCCTATCGAAAGAAATGGAAAATGCTGAATGGATTGAAGAGCAAAAGCAGCTTGTAGAATATGCTAAACATTATGTTTAG
- a CDS encoding gamma-glutamyl-gamma-aminobutyrate hydrolase family protein, protein MKSKKPKIAVTGPNSGGLMAWLFTALNVKLAGGAPVRVTPNSFDGDLAFDGYIIGGGSDIHPKNREIENVPHYPRTLTTKIKEAMLYPMEFIAGFGGVKYDKQRDEMEKQFIKNALLNDIPILGICRGHQLLNAHCGGTLYASTLDVLKEKVRARSVFPRKEVFVTRKNSLIRDIAGKSPVSVNAIHSQAIAKPGNNLRVTGIEKSGIAQVLEAKDNSPVLGVQWHPEYLPYLQTHRAIFAWLVNEASS, encoded by the coding sequence ATGAAAAGTAAAAAGCCAAAAATCGCAGTCACTGGGCCAAATTCGGGTGGATTAATGGCTTGGCTCTTTACCGCATTAAACGTCAAACTTGCTGGTGGAGCTCCTGTTAGGGTGACCCCAAATTCGTTTGATGGGGATTTAGCATTCGATGGTTATATTATCGGCGGAGGCTCAGATATTCATCCAAAAAATAGAGAAATAGAGAATGTGCCTCATTATCCTCGAACCCTAACCACAAAAATAAAAGAGGCTATGTTATACCCAATGGAGTTTATTGCGGGTTTTGGTGGGGTGAAATACGATAAACAACGTGATGAAATGGAAAAGCAATTTATTAAAAATGCATTACTAAATGATATTCCAATTCTAGGTATCTGTAGAGGACACCAATTACTAAACGCACATTGTGGCGGGACCTTGTATGCTTCCACCTTAGACGTACTAAAAGAAAAAGTACGTGCTCGTTCTGTGTTTCCAAGAAAAGAGGTGTTTGTTACCAGAAAGAACTCTCTTATTCGTGATATAGCTGGTAAGTCGCCTGTATCTGTTAATGCAATACATTCTCAAGCAATTGCAAAACCAGGTAATAACCTACGCGTAACGGGTATTGAAAAGTCAGGTATTGCTCAAGTACTTGAAGCAAAAGATAACAGTCCTGTGTTAGGTGTTCAGTGGCACCCTGAATACTTACCTTATTTGCAAACCCATCGTGCCATTTTTGCTTGGTTAGTTAATGAGGCGTCATCATGA